CGTTTCCTGTCCTccgggatgatgatgatgatgaagaggcACCCGCTACAGCGCTACACCGAGCTGACGCTTGAACGCAGAACCGTACTCGGGAATCAGCGCCCCCCGCAGGCGACACGACGTGCGGCACGAAGCGGCGGCACACCAGCTTTCAAAGTACCACTGTTAAACTCTAGGACAAAGAAATATTCTGTTAACATATATTGCTCTTAATTGTCATTAAGGACatacttttaaaaacaaacagtgtGTTATTCTTTTTTTACTCCCATTTCTTGTAATCCATACAATTACTGCAACCAAAATTGACAGCTCTGGTGCAGTCAAACGAAGTGCTGTTTTTTAAAAtcaactttttaaaataattctcACAAAATAGATAATATAATGAAGCTAACCTTGGGATTTTTCGTGTGTACATGGAGTTTACAGTGTATGACCTCTGCAAATCTAATTTGACAGTTCTGTTGTCCCAGATCAGATTTTCccaaaactttgttttttttttaatcgtcaTTTTGAGTGCCAAACTTGCCAAGCTTCTCATCCGGCCTGTGACCACCCCCAACTGGGCGGCCGTGACTAGGGGCACCATAAAGGGAGGGTggttaggacgattccaagggcccctgagaaCATAATTGGACTGGTTTGGGCGCCCGAGATGATGCGCTTTCATTGGGCCCAAAACCTCCAGCAGCCGTGACTGTCCAATGTGACTGTCCAATGTGTCAAAAACATATCTGAACATCAAGCGACACGGTCACTGTCCCACATTAGGTGAAAGTTTGTCACACCTCACACTTACAAAGAGAAGGGTGTCAACAAAGCTGAACCAAACATAAAATGTCTGCTGCTGTTTCAACGCTGAAATAAATCTTTCGTCAAATAACTAATGTAGTTTAAAGTATTCCATTAGACTACTGATTTACCTCATTCAAACTATGCCTAACTACATCTTCTAAAAGCTAATAGTGGTTAATGTAAACATTCAaccttaagtttttttttaagagatAAACATATTACTGGGCAAATAAACGCGCGACTTTATGCTTGGTGTTTTAAGTATTCAGCCAGAGGGCCTTACGAGAGAAACAGGGTAATGTTTATGTGGGATCCATACAGAATGAAGGTATGACGGTCGACGAAGAGTCAGCTTTTAGAAGGTAAAGTAACGGATCTTCTTTGCTGCGATCCTCTGACGGTAAATCGTGTAAACCCCCAGAATATCGTCTATTCATATGAACTGCACATGTAAACCACCATTTGTCCTGTGCAAGCTTACAGATCTTTCTCAACGCTGATATTACAGTGACGCATTTACAGttcccaggaaaaaaaaatacaaaatagtaTCTATGCTTAAATTTATTAGAGAAACACAGTCCCtttcagtacaaaaataaatgtcagAATCTGAAGGCAGAACATTATCTAGTGCCATATATGATACATCAACAAGTATATGGATTTATTTGTCTGCTGTGCGTTTATAGTTTATTAAACAGCCACCAAAATCGATTTTTACAAAGTTTTGAAACTGAGTTAATATACGCACGTGATGTGTCACCAACAGTATCATGATCACAAAgtgaataaaagcattttagATAACATTAAACACTGTGGCATAATTTAATGTTTAGATGTCTTTTCAGCAATTAAGAATCTTGACTAACATTAAGTCAACCGATCATCACTGGCGTAAGCACGATGGAATATAAGGGATTCATTGAATTTAAAGTTTCTAAGCGTCCTTGACTCGAATGatcattaaaataacattttgtaTGCATCCAGAGGGAAAACAGACCGGTATTAATCAGATTGCAAAAGCTGTAAATAAAATCCACAGGACGCGGAGTGTCTGCTGATTTCGAGTGATACGTCTTTATAGACTACTGATTTACCTCATTCAAACTATGCCTAACTATATCTTCTAAAAGCTAATAGTGGTTAATGTAAATATTCAAccttaagttttttttaagaGATAAACATATTACTGGGCAAATAAACGCGCGACTTTAAACTATGCCTAACTACAGTAGTAAATCAGTAGTCTATAAAGACGTACCACTCGAAATCAGCAGACACTCCGTGTCCTGTGGATTTTATTTACAGCTTTTGCAATCTGTAACGCATTCATTATTTACACATATAGCAGGTACAGTAATCCTTATGCTTCAGTAGTCCTGcggttttctttcttttttatcatTAGACTGTCATATTATGTCCGGAAAAAGACACTTAACATGTATTGAGGGTATGTTCTGAGCACATGGACTCAGCATAACAAAACGGACAGATACACACCGCACGCAGCCGGCTGATCTGCGGCTTTACTTTCTTTTGCCGATTTGTGCCATGAGACGCGCGTTGTCCGCCGCCTTGGCGCGGAGGCTCTTGGCTTTGGCGATGTTGAAAAGGATGTTCATGATGTTGGTCGGCACGTCCAGGGAGAGAGTGAACTTGGCTTGTCGGTCGCTCTTGGCGCTGTTCTGGTACATCTTACCCCTCAGCTGCGTCTGGCTCAGGTACCTGTAGCTAGAAGCAGGAAACGTCCTTTTCTCCCGACTCTCGGCATTAGACGGCAGGTACCCGGGCAGGTAGAGAAAGCCCCGGGCGTCCGGCAGCGAGTCCCGGGAGAGGTCGCCCTTTTTGGTCCCTGAAAGGACGTCGTTGTCGCACAGGAGCCTGGAGTCGCTGTCGTAGAGCCTGAAGCAGAGGCCGTAGGTGGGGGCGCACAGGACGGCGAGCATCACCAGAGCTTTCAGGGGCAGCAGCATGATGTCtgcatggatagatggatggatgcatggatggatgttacGACGACATTGCGGTTTAGATGGCTTACAGCGCGCAATGCCACAGCACAATTTCCTTTGATTGGACTAATTCAATAAAGTTTGCATACCATTTGCAAAATTatggaaaataaatgttaaCCTCAAAGTAAACAATCTGCTTTATCCGAATATATCCAGGAAACCTTAACTGTCCTGATAACTCCGCGTCGAATGCTGGTTTGGCTTGATTTTGATCATTTCTCCGTTTCCCGCACCACTCTGCTTATCTGAAAATGCGGGTATTAACCGTGAACCTTTATGGTTTAATAGCCTTTGTGTAGCCTACTACTCGTGTGACACGGCGGAAATAAAATGTATGGAGTGCAGATGACGCCCAGGGTGGGTGGATCTGGGCCATCTGCTCCATCATCAGAGCCGCCCCAGCTCCGGAGCTACAGCCGCGCCGGTACCCGGACAGGACGGGGCCGTGTGAAGCCCGCAAGGGCAAGAGAAGCAGAGCGAGTTGGGAGCCTCGCACAGAAATGTCCCCTGTTACGGATGATCCATATTTATCAAATATCTGTTACAAATATGACAGACCCGTGTGTAAGAGCGCGAGTCAGTGTCACACGTGTGAAAAAGTCCCGTTATAAAGTCGGTATTAAGCTTTAACCAGAAATGCGGAGCTATGACAGAATGCCCTCTGATGCAAacttttaaaagtatttattaaAAGATCTTACTAAATACATTTACAGAAGCATGCAAACCCAAGTAATTGTGGGTGTAATTTAGACTAGtctaattttgctttaaaaattaatatCTTTTATATCGGCTAAAGCAAAATCTCAGTACCTGATACACTAAGGTAGGCTGCACATAAGAAAAAGAATGAATTCACATTTTAAACTAAATACATCACATAACGTAAATTAATGTCAAAAAGTTCTTTAAATTGCAGCATTATACAAGATGAACAGAAACAAATCTTACCCGGTTTTCGGAGTTTACGTAGATGATGCCACTTGTGATGCAGCTCAGAGTAAAGATGAAAGGAGAAAAAGAATATAAAAGTTTGCTTTATACCTTTTGTTTGAAGAACTTACTCTATAGTTTGTTTGTCCGTCTTCACCCCTGTACTATATAACCTCTCCGATTACGCGAATGAATCGTAATTCCATACGATGCAGTTCGGTGACTCAATGAAACGCGACGTGCGCCGGCGTCACGCGCCTGACACGCTTTTAAAACCACCGGATCGCATCCAGAATCGCGCAGCATCGCGGAGCCGCTGCCGATGTCCTGCCTTATGCTCCGCGTAGCTGACCGACGGGAGCCCCCGACACGAAGCACCGCAGAGCGTCCCACGTGTGTCCGCGGACATCAGGGCGTCAATGGCGTGGTGCTTAACCCCGCGGTGCATACGCGCACAAAGCAGCTCGATGCGCGCGTCTCCATGCCGGTGTGAAAGAAACCCGCGTTGTGTCATTTTACTCATAGCTACACAATCAGTTGTCCAGATTTAGTTGTCTGTaaatatttttcagattaaGTAGAATTTATGAATTTCTGTAATAGTACTAGGATAATCAACACATTTAATAACTAATTGCTTAAACTCAAATTTCACAACTTATAAGTCTCTCTTGCGAGAGAATCTTACTTTCGGGTATTCCGCAGAAAGAGCGCAGAAATGGGAAGGAGAGTGGCTATATTAGAGGTTGGTGTGCTTTTCGATTTTTTacggttttattttattattttccgCGAAACTCAAAGGAAAGCAACGGGGACACTTGCAGAAATAATCTAGCctaattaaaaaatatcataGGACCAGTGTGGCTAGCGCCATATCATTAAAAATCACAGTATCGATTATAAGTGACCTGGTGTAAACATATCTGTCAATTACATAACCGAGAAGCGGTGAGTCATTTCCTTACGTAAATTTAATATCACCTGTATGACGACTCAGCCTATTAAACTGTTAAAGTATTGAAATGTAAAGGTATTATATCTAGAAGTAGGCCTGTCTCGAACACACGTTATATTTAAGTAATTGTATGTGTATAGCATGTTTTGTTATCAGAAGTGGGACAATAAATGATTTCATTTAAAGCACTACCAAAGCTTCACATTATTGGTCGGTATACACTCATTGAGGTTGTGACCGAAACGTTGCAGGTTCAAGACCCAGGAGAGATAGACACTGCTGCTGTGAAACCCTTACTGTCATGGTGCTCAATAACCCAGACTGTGTCTGCTACGGAACTTCATGACATGAGACTAAATATCTGGGTCAACAATTTCCTGCTCAGCCAGAGGTCTAATCACAGAACATCTCTTCTGATTGTGTGGTCCATGACATGGTCCTACAGAAGGTCACCGTGATGGAGCACTTCCCTCACAACATGTATGATACAGCCTCTGTTCCTTCTTCAGCAGTACAGGTCCCTccgtgctgccccctgctgcatGGGCATATGTACTGCAATGGGGCAGGGATAGTACCCCAGCTGGAAATCACAGTGCAGCCAAGTTTCACTGTCTGACCAATTTAAGTGTGATTCTGAAAGAGACGGGAGGACAGATGAAGAGGACAAAGGCGGATTTCATTATTAAAAACGTGACTCTCTTCACCGCACGAGTCTGGGGAGCCGACAGACTCTGACCAAGCTGCCGATTAGGcgtgaggatggggggggggaatgactTCACTTCTCATGATCAGAGCGAAATAAGCAGGTCTTCAATTAGCCACTTCAGATTTAAACACAGAAAAGGGACATTTTACTATTTATACCATTGAAATAAGTTACCAGATTTGCACTGGCATTTTCAGCAGTATTACACAATAAGATTAAAGAATCGCCACGATGGAAtatctttaaaaatacattatttttaaaaggtaCAAAATCACTTTATATTTCATGGTTTTACAAATCTTTTCAAACAAGACAGTTCTGGCTAAAAAAACACTCAAATAGTGAGTTTGGTTATTTTCATAACCTTTAAAACAGTTCCATGATGGCAAATAACACAAATATAACCTGTTATTCTATGGAAATCAGAATGCTTTGTGTTGTTTAATGGCCAGTTTGTGTTGTACCTTCACATAAGGGGGCAAATAACACTGTTTATGGCATCGGTGACACTCATAGTTCACAGGATATAAGTTGACACCACTGTCTGACAGTTCTCACACTGGCCACTAGTGGTACTGACAAGCCACCACTTTTAAGCTAATCACGTCCCATATGGTTCAGCCCCCTTATCTAACAATGAAAACCAGCGGCAAAAGGCCTACAGCTGCTGCTGGGTCATCACCTCTCCCTGACTGGCTTCTTCTCCTCTGCTGGTTCCTGTCCTGTGGtcatctccaccccccccacaccgctTCTCGCATTCCAGCTTGGTGGAGAATCGGTTGCGGGTCCCACCACAGCCCCCGTAGACAAACGGCCGGCACTCCCCCGAGCCTGCGTGATGATACCAAAGCAGATGGTACTCTGTGCATGACCCCTCACACATGGGCGCCTGGCAGGGGTCGGAGGTCAGATCTGCGTGAAAGGAATGGAATCAGGACAGGAGTTAGACGTGGTGCAAGGAGAAAGAGGCTGGAGATGGATCCAGGCAAACGGGACACAACAAAGAGACCAAAAGGTAAACAAGAAAGTGAGCGATTTACCAGCTTTCCTCACCCTGCTGTGCGAATAAGGCCCAAACACCACAGTGCTCAGTGATGTACTGGAGGAGCGGGTGATGTGGGGGTAGGTGGAACGTCACATGACTCAGCAAAGTCATGTGGGAGGTCAGACGATCGTGTGGAGTCAGGAGGGTGGTCAGGTGATCGTGTGGAGTCAAGTGGGAGGTCAGGTGATCGTgtggagtcaggagggaggtcagGTGATCGTGTGGAGTCAAGTGGGAGGTCAGGTGATCATgtggagtcaggagggaggtcagATGATCGTGTGGAGTCAAGTGGGAGGTCAGACGATCGTgtggagtcaggagggaggtcagGTGATCATgtggagtcaggagggaggtcagACGATCGTgtggagtcaggagggaggtcagATGATCGTGTGGAGTCAAGTGGGAGGTCAGGTGATCATgtggagtcaggagggaggtcagGTGATCATgtggagtcaggagggaggtcagACGATCGTgtggagtcaggagggaggtcagATGATCGTGTGGAGTCAAGTGGGAGGTCAGACGATCGTgtggagtcaggagggaggtcagGTGATCATgtggagtcaggagggaggtcagACGATCGTgtggagtcaggagggaggtcagATGATCGTGTGGAGTCAAGTGGGAGGTCAGGTGATCGTgtggagtcaggagggaggtcagGTGATCATgtggagtcaggagggaggtcagACGATCGTgtggagtcaggagggaggtcagATGATCGTGTGGAGTCAAGTGGGAGGTCAGGTGATCGTCCGGAGTCAGGTGGGAGGTCAGGTGATCGTGCAAAGTCAAGTGGGAGGTCAGACGATCGTGTGGAGTCAAGTGGGAGGTCAGACGATCGTgtggagtcaggagggaggtcagATGATCGTGCGGAGTCAGGCGGGAGGTCAGGTGATCGTGCAAAGTCAAGTGGGAGGTCAGACGATCGTGTGGAGTCAAGTGGGAGGTCAGACGATCGTgtggagtcaggagggaggtcagATGATCGTGCGGAGTCAGGCGGGAGGTCAGGTGATCGTGCAAAGTCAAGTGGGAGGTCAGACGATCGTGTGGAGTCAAGTGGGAGGTCAGACGATCGTgtggagtcaggagggaggtcagATGATCGTGCGGAGTCAGGCGGGAGGTCAGGTGATCGTGCAAAGTCAAGTGGGAGGTCAGACGATCGTGTGGAGTCAAGTGGGAGGTCAGACGATCGTGTGGAGTCAAGTGGGAGGTCAGGTGATCGTGTGGAGTCAGGCGGGAGGTCAGGTGATCGTGCAAAGTCAAGTGGGAGGTCAGACGATCGTGTGGAGTCAAGTGGGAGGTCAGACGATCGTGTGGAGTCAGGAGGGTGGTCAGGTGATCGTGTGGAGTCAAGTGGGAGGTCAGGTGATCGTGTGGAGTCAGGAAGGAGGTCAGACGATCGTGTGGAGTCAAGTGGGAGGTCAGGTGATCGTGTGGAGTCAGGCGGGAGGTCAGGTGATCGTgtggagtcaggagggaggtcagACGATCGTGTGGAGTCAAGTGGGTGGTCAGATGATCGTCAGGTGAtcggagtcaggagggaggtcagGTGATCGTCAGGTGAtcggagtcaggagggaggttAGACATTCGTGTGGAATCAGTCAGCAGGTCAAATGGTCGTGTGGAGTCTGGCAGGAGGTCAGGCAATCGTGTGGAGTTAGATATTGCAAGTTTGTCTCAGTATTCAGcgtaaaaatgtaataatcagGTAGGTATGAATTCCACCAAGGAGTCATTCTTGTCCCTTCCTTGTTCCTGTGTTATTCACTCTTTCATAGCTCGCTCATTCTTTGGAGCTGATTCTCTTTCATCTGCTGGATGGAGATGGTAACAGGACTGCTGTCCTGCAGTTCCATATTGGAAGATCCTTAAATGTGATTGGTCACCCAGCTCCCCACTAGCCCTCTACGCCGTGTGAGTGGGGTCCCTCATCTCTTACCTGCGGGGGCCCCACGCTGTCGCTTCAGCCGCTTGTGCCCGACATCACTCTCAGTGCctgtgagggggagagagatgATCTCATTGGGACTCTGTGCCAGGGCTGGTGGGATACGTGGAcatcagccccctcccccccccccccccatcagtacCAGCTGCTCCCGGTTAAATGTCACCAAACAAGCCTGTCGCAGTGGCTCCGTGACCCCCGCCTGCTCTAGGGGTCCGTTCCACTCTCACCTTCACTGGCCAGGTCTGCTAGTTTACACTGCTAATCCCGGACAGGCAACTCATTTCCGTCTGATGCAGCTGACAATGCACAGGTAAGCACCCCCTCTTCACCCTAAAGCTTGTGGCTTAGGAGACCATCAGTGCTTAGAGGCTGGGACTCAAGGAAGATTTAATACCTTATCAGCAGCTGCATTCTGCAAGGTGATTGGTGAAGAGTTTCGACCAATTGATCAAATGTCCTCCAGTCAGAAATTTATCTTATGAATGAGCGAATGGGCCAGAGTATTGAGAACGTCAGGAACCCACCAAGAGAGGAAGGCTCTGGTGAGGGAATGAGgtgctcacacagacacacaccttcAATGCGAAATGCAGACCCTGCCTTTAATGGCGTTGATTGCTCATTACCATCCACACATGTCCTTCTGCCTCTCTAAATCAGAGATTTTTCATGGTTTCTTCTTGTCTTTGGAAGGTATGTTCACTCAATATCCTTTAATGGACCTGACTTCTAATGGACCTACTTGAGAAGTTGTAGAATGCCCTTAGCTCTGGATTGGGGATGAGAAGCATCTCTTCTTGATTCTCATCAAGACTTCTTTCTTTCTCAGAAACACTGAAGGCATGATCATGTTTCCTCTCCTCATCTTCACTCATCCCAGGTATCTCTGCATTGGGGTCCACATAGTTTGCTGACACCAGGTTCTCTTTACCTAAGGTCAGAACATAAAGTCCTCAATGAAGACACTTCACACCAGGGGCAAGAACACAAAGTCATCAATGTAAAGACAATTTACCCGAgactagggttgcaaaatttTGTGAATTCCCCATTAATTCACATATATTCCCaataattcccatggaaagtttccaacttggaatagttccaaaattccccagcttagcTTTCCATAGAATGGAAAGGTTCCAGAAATTTACTGCCCCTTTGCAACCTTACCTGAGACCCTCAGTGTATTGATAAATGTAATAATTGACTGAATGCCTGATTGGTCTTGTTGACAATCCTCCAAGATGAAGACAGCATGAAGGGGACAGGCCAGCCTAGACTGGCTCCCAGACCGCAGCAGGGCTGTGAGTGGGTGTAACACTGCAAAAATTTGTCAGTCATCTGAGACCAATTACTGCCACTGGCCTTGCCTGGGCTGCTCACTGCCTGAAGCTAAATAGTTTGagactgttattttttttatcatctgACGGAAGCAATCAAGCAAATCTCTCCAATCCTGTTAACAAATGCACAGCACCTCAggggcaacacataccaacaaGA
This window of the Paramormyrops kingsleyae isolate MSU_618 chromosome 1, PKINGS_0.4, whole genome shotgun sequence genome carries:
- the ucn3l gene encoding urocortin-3, with product MLLPLKALVMLAVLCAPTYGLCFRLYDSDSRLLCDNDVLSGTKKGDLSRDSLPDARGFLYLPGYLPSNAESREKRTFPASSYRYLSQTQLRGKMYQNSAKSDRQAKFTLSLDVPTNIMNILFNIAKAKSLRAKAADNARLMAQIGKRK